In one window of Silvanigrella paludirubra DNA:
- a CDS encoding LptA/OstA family protein encodes MNIKKKFIKKIFIIINFTFIFPFIFNNISFAQNIQNSNQLPNWLFYDADEIKINKNSETFSFDGNAIILIGNVYISANKIISQKKIGLITAEGNVNLINNKQKAVASRIVFDINTKQFRMDDAQIFSDPKVTEEKVSEITLGLTKAEIAFEKAKEKRTKEIENDLKSIREEYAKLLNLKNIKKKNDTVYSSQLSELRSKYSRLLARLTRTQFQPNAILAALPEKDREKLIERRQAVEKFNKDNPEMVDQVVNFSAIKGYVKVAASQIVQKDNKTLILNNAIITPCNCSPYNEPPIYGFSTQDANIELDNYITMKDVTFDLFSIPVFYSPWLKFPIKNKRETGLLPPNSYTSTNAGTATTVPLFIVMGPHADSSISYEYFSSSGSQITGEFRFQIEEDSQLRTEAKFIKDKNYQNKWDTNNSNVNNAIAQSSDPATQSMYDSFRGNRLQDRWYSGSSINIPILEKAALKTNAEFVSDNTYLSDYSSNNPNVNPTAAVYGDTSSASRRFLNQELSTEYYGDNITISAQGQTTKDLFAPDASTTPNKTPKIEIDILPDRYFNLPLIFSSNSTFENITRKNQQNFIPLAQNVFSPLGSNQTSSYIPGGQKNPNDPYAQGNRVFTSSTVSLPIPANDYVNANISTTAVGTQYYFPDSYPYQDVQPYLGYLIYKAHLDVPLYSSLNLVNEDNSTKGKITQNLVPFIDINHIPSVTRSSNYPNTYQLWYDQDKTVSSSIINFGAMLSWTIEKEEFVESKDPISRLPINEEPGVANLSFFNEIITDNNLNISSNSNEIYQFSSDSNASKIFDLWAKKELDNYYEKISSNEFKQNYVWPSGSYYSKNIIWKMTPLSLSVSTGYNLMADKTANETNALAGPTVSPVPAQKYTDISASATVNLNPIIPIRGVFSTTYNQYYHRINTTSLSVNAELPYGLNISYTNNQQFVIDPTNQNQNSFIKKTQQTAGVTYTPVAWLQFGYQWSENTDPTATNTDLSNGKAYGSSQNITFLNLQNCLDLTIARNKPAGVPENLATYALTLTFRFFGYTQTTPQLGDYINRNLTN; translated from the coding sequence GTGAATATAAAAAAGAAATTTATAAAAAAAATATTCATTATTATAAATTTTACTTTTATTTTTCCATTTATATTTAATAATATTTCTTTCGCACAAAATATACAAAATTCAAATCAATTGCCCAATTGGTTATTTTATGATGCTGATGAAATTAAAATTAATAAAAATTCTGAAACTTTTAGTTTTGATGGAAATGCTATAATTTTAATTGGAAATGTTTATATATCTGCAAATAAAATAATAAGTCAGAAAAAAATTGGCCTCATTACCGCTGAAGGAAATGTTAATTTAATAAATAACAAACAAAAAGCTGTAGCTTCAAGAATCGTTTTTGATATAAATACAAAACAATTTAGAATGGATGATGCTCAAATTTTTTCTGACCCTAAAGTCACTGAGGAAAAAGTTTCTGAAATTACTTTAGGCTTAACAAAAGCTGAAATTGCTTTTGAAAAAGCAAAAGAAAAAAGAACAAAAGAAATTGAAAATGATTTAAAATCTATTAGAGAAGAATATGCAAAGCTTTTAAACCTAAAAAATATAAAAAAAAAGAACGACACAGTTTATTCTTCTCAATTATCAGAACTTAGAAGTAAATATAGTAGATTATTAGCAAGACTTACTCGAACACAGTTTCAACCAAATGCGATACTAGCAGCCTTACCAGAAAAAGACCGAGAAAAATTAATAGAAAGAAGACAAGCAGTTGAAAAATTCAATAAAGATAATCCCGAAATGGTGGATCAAGTTGTAAATTTTTCTGCTATCAAAGGGTACGTAAAAGTTGCTGCTTCACAAATTGTTCAAAAAGATAATAAAACATTAATCTTAAATAATGCCATAATAACTCCTTGTAACTGCAGTCCTTACAATGAACCTCCTATTTATGGTTTTAGTACTCAAGATGCTAATATTGAATTAGATAATTATATTACAATGAAAGATGTTACGTTTGATTTGTTTTCTATTCCTGTCTTTTATTCACCTTGGTTAAAGTTTCCAATTAAAAATAAAAGAGAAACTGGATTATTACCACCTAATTCTTATACAAGCACAAATGCAGGCACAGCAACAACTGTTCCTTTATTTATAGTAATGGGTCCACACGCTGACAGTTCAATATCTTATGAATATTTTAGTAGCAGCGGTTCACAAATTACAGGTGAGTTTCGTTTTCAAATAGAAGAAGATAGTCAATTAAGAACAGAAGCTAAATTTATAAAAGATAAAAATTACCAAAATAAATGGGACACAAATAACTCGAATGTAAATAATGCAATTGCTCAAAGTTCTGACCCAGCAACACAATCTATGTATGATAGCTTTAGAGGAAATAGACTACAAGATAGATGGTACTCAGGTAGTTCAATTAATATCCCAATTCTTGAAAAAGCCGCCTTAAAAACAAACGCGGAATTTGTAAGTGATAATACTTATCTTTCTGATTATTCTAGCAACAATCCAAATGTCAATCCAACAGCAGCCGTTTATGGTGATACATCTTCAGCATCTAGAAGGTTTTTAAATCAAGAATTATCAACCGAATACTATGGAGATAATATAACTATCTCTGCTCAAGGACAAACTACAAAAGATCTTTTTGCACCAGATGCATCAACTACTCCAAATAAAACTCCAAAAATAGAAATTGACATTCTTCCTGATCGTTACTTTAATTTACCTCTGATATTTAGCAGTAACTCAACATTTGAAAATATTACAAGAAAAAATCAACAAAATTTCATTCCTCTTGCACAAAATGTTTTTTCCCCTTTAGGTTCAAATCAAACAAGTAGTTATATACCTGGTGGCCAAAAAAATCCAAATGACCCATATGCTCAAGGTAACAGAGTATTTACCTCATCAACAGTATCTTTACCTATTCCAGCAAATGATTATGTAAATGCTAATATTTCTACGACAGCTGTAGGAACTCAATATTATTTTCCAGATTCATATCCTTACCAAGATGTTCAACCATACTTGGGATATTTAATATATAAAGCTCATTTAGATGTTCCTTTATATTCAAGTTTAAATTTAGTTAATGAAGATAACTCTACAAAAGGAAAAATAACTCAAAATCTTGTCCCATTTATAGACATAAACCATATACCTTCAGTAACAAGAAGTTCTAATTATCCTAATACATATCAACTTTGGTATGACCAAGATAAAACTGTGAGTTCTTCCATTATAAATTTTGGAGCAATGCTTTCTTGGACCATTGAAAAAGAAGAGTTTGTTGAATCAAAAGATCCCATTTCCAGGCTTCCTATTAATGAAGAGCCAGGTGTAGCGAATCTTAGTTTTTTTAACGAAATAATAACCGACAATAATTTAAATATTTCCTCTAATTCGAATGAAATTTATCAATTTTCATCAGACTCAAATGCTTCTAAAATATTTGATTTATGGGCAAAAAAGGAATTAGATAATTATTATGAAAAAATTTCATCAAATGAATTTAAACAAAATTATGTTTGGCCTTCTGGAAGTTATTATTCTAAAAATATTATTTGGAAAATGACTCCTTTATCTCTTTCTGTTTCTACAGGATATAATTTAATGGCTGACAAAACAGCAAATGAGACTAACGCCTTAGCTGGCCCAACCGTTTCTCCTGTTCCTGCACAAAAATATACCGATATCTCTGCGTCCGCTACAGTAAATTTAAATCCCATAATACCAATTAGAGGAGTTTTTTCTACAACTTATAATCAATACTACCATAGAATAAACACGACATCATTGTCAGTAAATGCTGAACTACCATATGGTTTAAATATTTCTTATACAAATAATCAACAATTTGTTATTGACCCAACTAATCAAAACCAAAATAGTTTTATAAAAAAGACGCAACAAACAGCGGGAGTAACTTATACACCTGTAGCGTGGCTGCAATTTGGTTATCAGTGGTCAGAAAATACAGACCCCACAGCCACAAATACAGACTTAAGTAATGGTAAAGCCTATGGATCTTCTCAAAATATAACTTTTTTAAACCTACAAAATTGTTTAGATCTTACGATTGCAAGAAATAAGCCTGCTGGTGTTCCAGAAAATTTAGCAACATATGCTTTGACACTTACTTTTAGGTTTTTTGGCTATACGCAAACCACTCCACAACTTGGCGATTATATTAACAGAAATCTTACGAATTGA
- a CDS encoding bifunctional folylpolyglutamate synthase/dihydrofolate synthase, with protein MTYKLPSQSNVKKNSILEPYFDRVRGKIIPGAHRLQILLQDWIEEGIFQIPSVLVTGSNGKGTTCAFIESILRHHDLKTGLYTSPHLIHPNERIRINGIPISENNLENNLNIIIDITKVRLPDASLFEILTATALLTFLKEKIDFLICEVGLGGLYDSTNSISPLVSILTSVSLEHTDFLGKTLQKISSDKSFVSRRNKPFIINHISEEALEGLMETLQITGANIIHTKDKLPQIFENQITQTLNSKNNFNFAKLNIINLRTALHAVESIKNELNKNFEVDPKILEKSILNTEWPGRFDIRKINERTVIFDASHNPEGFQYFVNEYFQSPFSKVKCVLIFASLSDKDWKKTLSLIPEIADSVIFTEISSQRSEISENISNYFNMFKSKYDSISCSSIKNLDHALESAMNQKQDLPIVITGSIAFIGAAMERFGISFHRGTE; from the coding sequence ATGACATATAAATTACCTTCACAAAGTAATGTGAAAAAAAATTCAATTTTAGAACCTTACTTTGATAGAGTGAGAGGCAAAATTATTCCGGGAGCGCATAGGCTTCAAATACTTTTGCAAGACTGGATTGAAGAAGGAATCTTTCAAATTCCCTCTGTTTTAGTTACAGGAAGTAACGGCAAGGGTACAACATGTGCTTTTATCGAATCTATTTTAAGACATCATGATTTAAAAACAGGATTATATACCTCTCCTCACTTAATTCATCCAAATGAAAGAATCAGAATAAACGGAATTCCAATAAGCGAAAATAATCTGGAAAATAATTTAAATATTATTATAGATATCACAAAAGTTAGACTTCCTGATGCTAGTTTATTTGAAATTCTGACCGCAACAGCCTTACTCACTTTTTTAAAAGAAAAAATAGATTTTCTAATCTGTGAAGTTGGTTTAGGTGGTCTTTATGATAGCACTAATAGTATATCGCCATTAGTAAGTATTCTTACAAGTGTAAGCTTAGAACATACCGATTTTCTAGGAAAAACATTACAGAAAATTTCATCAGACAAATCTTTTGTCTCAAGAAGAAATAAACCTTTTATTATAAACCATATTTCTGAAGAAGCCTTAGAAGGTTTAATGGAAACTCTCCAAATTACGGGCGCAAATATCATACATACTAAAGATAAATTACCTCAAATATTTGAAAACCAAATAACTCAAACATTAAATTCAAAAAATAATTTTAATTTTGCAAAATTAAATATAATAAATTTAAGAACTGCTTTACATGCTGTAGAAAGTATTAAAAACGAATTAAATAAAAATTTTGAAGTTGACCCAAAAATTCTTGAAAAATCTATATTAAACACAGAATGGCCTGGTCGTTTTGATATTAGAAAAATAAACGAAAGAACCGTAATTTTTGATGCCTCACATAATCCAGAGGGCTTTCAATATTTTGTAAATGAATATTTTCAATCTCCCTTTTCAAAAGTAAAATGTGTTTTGATTTTTGCCAGTTTAAGTGACAAGGACTGGAAAAAAACTCTGTCATTAATACCTGAAATTGCAGATTCTGTTATATTTACCGAAATTTCATCTCAAAGATCAGAGATTTCAGAAAATATTTCAAACTATTTTAATATGTTTAAATCTAAATATGATAGTATATCTTGTTCATCAATTAAAAATTTAGATCATGCGCTAGAAAGCGCAATGAATCAAAAACAAGATTTACCAATTGTGATTACAGGATCAATAGCTTTTATTGGAGCTGCTATGGAACGTTTTGGAATTTCCTTTCATCGAGGAACTGAGTGA
- the accD gene encoding acetyl-CoA carboxylase, carboxyltransferase subunit beta: MGWLSREPAKLQDVSEKKSLPSGVWEKCPSCSEIVLISDLEENHLVCPTCSYHHRLPGEHRIELLIDNNTFFEWDHTLCSTNPLEFDDGRSYQDRLINMAKKTKKYDAILTGAGLMNDRPIAIGVLDFFWMGGSMGSVVGERIHRMFARARKNKMPVILVSSSGGARMHEGLISLMQMAKTSAAIALHKEAGLPFISILCDPTTGGVAASFAMLGDVNYAEPKSTIGFAGRRVIENIIRQKLPDNFQTAEFCFEHGVVDRIVKRPEMKETLTRTLNILCGPIAKKK, translated from the coding sequence ATGGGATGGCTATCGCGCGAACCAGCAAAACTTCAAGATGTATCAGAGAAAAAATCTCTGCCAAGTGGTGTTTGGGAAAAATGTCCTTCATGCTCCGAAATTGTTTTAATATCTGATCTTGAAGAAAACCATCTTGTATGTCCAACTTGTAGCTACCACCATAGGCTACCAGGAGAACACCGCATTGAACTTCTTATAGATAATAATACATTTTTTGAATGGGATCATACTTTATGCAGTACGAATCCACTTGAGTTTGATGATGGACGCTCTTACCAAGACCGATTAATAAATATGGCAAAAAAGACAAAAAAATATGACGCTATTTTAACCGGCGCAGGATTAATGAATGACAGACCAATTGCAATTGGTGTGTTAGATTTTTTCTGGATGGGTGGCAGTATGGGTTCAGTTGTTGGAGAAAGAATTCATAGAATGTTCGCCAGAGCTAGAAAAAATAAAATGCCTGTAATTTTAGTAAGCAGTAGTGGTGGAGCACGTATGCATGAAGGACTTATTTCCTTAATGCAAATGGCAAAAACATCTGCAGCAATTGCTTTGCATAAAGAAGCTGGACTTCCTTTCATAAGTATTCTTTGTGATCCAACAACAGGGGGAGTTGCAGCAAGTTTTGCTATGTTAGGAGATGTCAATTATGCTGAACCTAAATCAACAATTGGATTTGCTGGTAGAAGAGTAATTGAAAATATTATTCGTCAAAAGTTACCAGATAATTTTCAAACAGCTGAATTTTGTTTTGAACACGGAGTAGTTGATAGAATTGTAAAGCGCCCTGAAATGAAAGAAACGCTTACAAGAACATTAAATATTTTATGTGGTCCAATTGCTAAAAAGAAATAA
- a CDS encoding c-type cytochrome, with translation MTKNKNENKEAKTLPIKLITTLIIIFFLILVIGFMILPAYFDKTPFGKLFHNEPAPWALSEEDQKKFKLTESELKGRHHFIEYCASCHGPDGMGNGPSSITLRKRMPNFKNPSEKYINGLSRMQILKTIEEGIPNSEMPSYHYLPSEAKEQITDFLLYLQK, from the coding sequence ATGACAAAAAACAAAAATGAGAATAAGGAAGCTAAAACGCTTCCTATTAAATTGATTACAACTTTAATAATAATTTTTTTTCTAATATTGGTTATAGGCTTTATGATCCTTCCTGCTTACTTTGACAAAACACCATTTGGAAAATTATTTCACAATGAGCCTGCTCCTTGGGCACTTTCAGAAGAAGATCAAAAAAAGTTTAAACTAACAGAATCCGAACTAAAAGGAAGACATCATTTTATCGAATACTGCGCTTCTTGTCATGGACCAGATGGAATGGGCAACGGCCCTTCTTCTATTACATTAAGAAAACGCATGCCAAATTTTAAAAATCCATCTGAAAAATATATTAATGGTCTAAGTCGTATGCAAATTTTAAAAACAATTGAAGAAGGAATTCCAAATTCAGAAATGCCGTCCTATCATTATTTACCATCTGAAGCCAAAGAACAAATAACAGATTTTTTATTATATTTACAAAAATAG
- the def gene encoding peptide deformylase, translating to MTLFKVLHYPHVLLRKKGTPVEKFTDELREFLKNFINTMYEFDGGGLAAPQIGVSKRIFVVDFKPVFESDKFEYTKDCFKVFDKNHKEIEPKFPMVFINPQIVEKSEPIKVNWEGCLSFPNAESFNTERFLNIEIHAQNEFGEKFSVKSSHLYASVCFQHENDHLDGIMLVDRWNKNSFSEADIIADIKDFENDPAERKRMKKIKVTEASKIKFDFL from the coding sequence ATGACTCTTTTCAAAGTATTGCACTATCCTCATGTTCTTTTACGTAAAAAAGGAACGCCTGTCGAAAAATTTACAGATGAACTTCGTGAATTTTTAAAAAATTTTATAAATACCATGTATGAGTTTGATGGTGGCGGTCTGGCTGCTCCTCAAATTGGTGTTTCTAAAAGAATATTTGTTGTAGATTTTAAGCCTGTTTTTGAAAGCGATAAATTCGAATATACTAAAGATTGCTTTAAGGTTTTCGATAAAAATCATAAAGAAATAGAGCCTAAGTTTCCTATGGTTTTTATTAACCCTCAAATTGTCGAAAAATCCGAACCAATTAAAGTGAATTGGGAAGGTTGTTTATCTTTTCCTAATGCAGAATCTTTCAATACAGAAAGATTTTTAAATATTGAAATTCACGCTCAAAATGAATTTGGTGAGAAATTTTCAGTTAAATCTTCTCATCTTTATGCTAGCGTTTGTTTTCAACATGAAAATGATCATTTAGATGGTATTATGCTTGTAGATAGATGGAATAAAAATAGTTTTTCTGAGGCAGATATTATTGCAGATATCAAAGATTTTGAGAATGATCCTGCTGAAAGAAAAAGAATGAAAAAAATTAAAGTAACAGAAGCAAGTAAAATTAAATTTGATTTTTTATGA
- a CDS encoding M23 family metallopeptidase translates to MLFSKKGPKKINYKYKDNLKKKFFDTHTILYISKKTGKTHIFHIPGILPPFILLVSTSILTIAILMTANYIINMKTTLELENLRDESLGLQSEVEALNSKIRNIQDTVNQVNYYSDKIKKVTTRSDDRKSGTNSKSTSQNESIIPSGIGPLTKEEYEISNKVTGLKYESLELKSLFDIAQESEFRTSKQLEDLKHFLVEAQKNALKLQSIPDIAPVRGRLTSTFGWRVSPFSGQGRIHFGLDIAAPKGSPIYATANGIVLRVSQSDDFGKFIEIIHEKKMVTRYAHTSIIYAKEGAKIKKGDIIAAVGNTGHSTGPHVHYEIEVNGKKHDPENFIVLW, encoded by the coding sequence GTGCTATTTTCAAAAAAAGGCCCTAAAAAAATTAACTATAAGTACAAAGATAATTTAAAAAAGAAATTTTTCGACACACATACTATTTTATATATTTCGAAAAAAACAGGTAAAACACATATCTTCCATATTCCTGGAATATTACCACCATTTATATTATTAGTTTCTACTTCTATTTTAACAATAGCAATATTAATGACCGCAAACTATATAATAAATATGAAAACAACGCTTGAATTAGAAAATCTTAGAGATGAAAGTCTTGGACTCCAAAGCGAAGTTGAGGCATTAAATTCAAAAATAAGAAATATACAAGATACTGTTAATCAGGTTAATTATTATTCTGATAAAATAAAAAAAGTAACAACACGTTCTGACGACAGAAAATCAGGAACGAATTCTAAAAGTACATCACAAAATGAATCTATTATTCCTTCTGGGATTGGGCCATTAACAAAAGAAGAGTATGAAATTTCGAATAAAGTAACCGGATTAAAATACGAAAGTTTAGAGTTAAAGTCCTTATTTGACATAGCCCAGGAATCCGAATTCAGAACCTCTAAACAACTAGAGGATTTAAAACACTTTTTAGTAGAAGCACAAAAAAATGCTCTAAAACTTCAGAGCATTCCAGATATCGCTCCTGTGCGAGGAAGATTAACTTCAACTTTTGGTTGGCGTGTAAGCCCCTTTTCAGGTCAAGGACGAATTCATTTTGGATTAGACATTGCAGCACCAAAAGGCTCTCCAATTTACGCCACAGCGAATGGAATTGTTCTTAGAGTGAGCCAATCAGATGATTTTGGAAAATTTATAGAAATTATTCATGAGAAAAAAATGGTAACTAGATATGCACATACAAGTATTATTTACGCGAAAGAAGGGGCAAAAATTAAAAAAGGAGATATTATTGCCGCTGTAGGAAATACAGGACATAGTACGGGACCACATGTACATTATGAAATTGAAGTAAATGGAAAAAAACATGATCCCGAAAACTTTATCGTTTTATGGTAG
- a CDS encoding DUF374 domain-containing protein, translating into MALRIDTVPWFLKPVVAFYGYVLGHFQYFHYWFNHRTIRISWIGRENISPDKNYIFVYWHRYFPCYFSAFFHFKQHAWMVHPLLYMVHMWVLVRLLGVQKLIPGSTGNDGYKAACELIEALKSGYSTMICPDGPSGPPQVLKKGVLHIAAKSQVQIVPLHFTPKPSIWIRSWDKKLFPIPFGHLEVKIGQPIEVTTQNQKLIETALTSALNGE; encoded by the coding sequence ATGGCTCTTCGAATAGATACAGTTCCATGGTTTCTAAAACCAGTTGTAGCTTTTTATGGATATGTTCTTGGACATTTTCAGTACTTTCATTATTGGTTTAATCACCGAACAATCCGAATTTCATGGATTGGACGTGAAAATATTTCTCCTGATAAAAACTATATTTTTGTATATTGGCATCGTTATTTCCCATGTTACTTTTCGGCTTTTTTTCATTTTAAACAACATGCTTGGATGGTGCATCCTTTACTCTACATGGTTCACATGTGGGTACTTGTTAGACTTTTGGGAGTTCAAAAGCTGATCCCAGGATCAACAGGTAATGATGGTTATAAGGCAGCTTGTGAGCTGATAGAGGCTCTTAAATCTGGCTATTCAACTATGATATGTCCTGATGGCCCTTCGGGTCCACCACAAGTTCTAAAAAAAGGTGTCCTACACATCGCCGCTAAAAGTCAGGTTCAAATAGTTCCACTTCATTTTACTCCAAAACCAAGTATTTGGATTCGAAGTTGGGACAAAAAGCTTTTCCCAATTCCTTTTGGACACCTTGAAGTGAAAATAGGTCAACCAATCGAAGTGACAACACAAAACCAAAAATTGATTGAGACAGCACTTACTTCAGCATTAAATGGAGAGTAA